The Candidatus Rubidus massiliensis DNA segment AAATTTACTGGAAATTAAAACATGTTTAGTTTGGAGCAAAAAATTTTACAATTATTTTCAATAAATAATTGGACTTTAAGTTGCGCCGAATCTTGTACCGGAGGACAGATAGCCGCTCAACTAACAAAAGCGCCTAACGCTTCTTGCGTTTTTGTCGGTTCAGTTGTGGCTTATAGTAATCCTTTCAAACAAAAAGTTTTGCAAGTTTGTCCAAGCCTTATAACTAAATATTCTCCAGTCAGTTTTCAAGTGGCAGAAGCAATGGCTGAAGGGATAATGGATTTAACGCAAAGTACAATCGCAATTTCAACGACTGGAATTGCAGGTCCAGGCGGTGGCACTGCAACAAATCCAATAGGTACAGTTTGGATAGGTTTAAAAAAAAAAGAATATCCCCCTTTTTCAAAAAAAATACACTTAATTGGGTCGAGAGAAGAAATCATAATAAACGCTTCAAATTTCGCTTTACTCACCCTTTATGAGTGGTTAAATGGTATAGAATAAAAATCTAGTAAAACAAAAAAAGTTTCAGATATACTGCTAGCCATGGAAAATTATTATTTATTACTAGACAGTGGAAATGGACAAAAATTAGAGCAATTTGGTTCATTCACCCTTATTAGACCTTGTGCACAAGCGGTATGGAATCCTGTAAACCCCGAAGCTTGGAAGAATGCCGACGCAATTTTTACAAGAGAAGGCAACAATAAATGGCTCAATAAAAATCGTCTTCCTTCTATTTGGGAAATTCGAGTTGCTAATATACTTTTTAAAATTGAAACAACTGATTTTGGACATTTGGGTATATTCCCAGAGCAACAATTGTTTTGGCAATGGATTCAAGAAAAGATTAGCTCTCAACCTAATCCTGAAAAAATTCAAGTATTAAATCTGTTTGCTTATTCAGGAGGGTCTACCTTAGCAGCAGCAAAAGCTGGTGCTCAAGTATGTCATTTAGATGCATCAAAAGGTATGGTTGCTTGGGCAAGAGAAAATGCACAAAAAAATGGCCTAAGCAATGCACCTATCCGCTGGATTGTGGACGACGCAACTAAATTTTTACAAAGAGAATTGAAACGAGAGAATTTTTACGATGCAATTATCCTAGATCCACCGACTTTTGGAAGAGGGGCAAAAGGGGAAGTTTTTAAAATTGAAGAAGATATTATACCTCTTTTAAATTTATGCAAAAGCCTTCTAAAAGAAAAACCTCTTTTTATCTTGTTTTCTTGTCACACACCGGGATTTAGTAATCTAGTTATGCATCACTTACTAAGCCAAGTAACAAAAGATTTGAGGGGATCTATTGATTATGGTGAAATGATTATACCCTCTAATACGAGCTTTTCACTGCCAAGCGGAACATTTGCAAGGTGGCAAAGTGGATAAATTAACAAGTTTTCAAAATCCGAAAATTAAACAAGTATTACACCTTCGAGAAAAAAGAGAACGAGATAAATCCAATCTTTTCCTTATAGAAGGGTATAGAGAATTATCAAGAGCCGTCGAAAATAAACAAGTAATTGAAATATTGTTTATATGTGAAGAACTTTTTTTAGGAGAAAATGAATTTTCTCTTATAAAAAAAATAAGAGCTCAAGGCGCAAGTATTTATCCTTGTGATGAAAAAGTATTTAGAAAAATATCTTATCGCGATCGTCCGGATGGTTTAATTGCCATTTCAAAGCAATATAAAAAAGCACTTTCGGACATCACCTTTAAAAATAAGAACCCTTTTCTTGTTGTAGCTGAAGCTATAGAAAAACCTGGAAATTTAGGCACAATATTAAGATCTTCTGATGCGGTAGGAGTCGATGCGCTAATAGTTTGTGATCAATGCACAGATGTATTCAACCCAAATGTAGTTAGGGCAAGTGTTGGAACGTTATTTAGCGTTCCAGTTGTAGGCGCATCAACAAGTGATGCTATCCATTGGTTAAAAAAAAATAAGATTAAAATTGTTGCAGCAACTCCGAGTGCAAAAGAAGAATTTACAAAAGTAGATTTGACTTATCCCATTGCTATAGCTGTAGGAACAGAGCAGCTCGGGTTATCAAAAGCCTGGATGGAACAAGCTGACATTCAAGTGAAAATTCCAATGCTTGGTATTGCCGATTCATTAAATGTTGCTATGGCGACAACTCTTCTTTTGTACGAAGCGCAAAGGCAACGTTCTCTATGAACCCGTTTGTTCTTTTCGAAGATAACCATTTGTTAGTCGTTAATAAGCCTGTCAATTTTTTAACTCAGCCAGCCAATGGTCAAGATAACTTAGAAGACTTTTTTAAGGGTTTTTTAAAAACTAAATATAATAAATCAGGCAATGTTTTTTTACATGCTATCCATCGATTAGATAGACCGGTTAGTGGGGTAGTGGTACTTGCAAAAACCAGTAAAAGTTTAGCTAGGCTTCAAAAAAGCATTCGAGAAAAAAAGACTAAAAAAAAATATTATGCTTTGATTAATGGGGTTATCGAAAATAAAACCGGCACCTTAAAAAATAAATTGATTCACGGCGATTATAAAGCTTATGAAAGTAAAGAAGGAAAAGAAGCTATACTCCACTATAAGGTTATAAAAGAATGTGGCCAAATTAGCTTAATAGAAGTTGATTTAGATACGGGGCGTTACCATCAAATCCGTTGTCAGTTTGCATTAGCTGGTTACCCTCTGCTTGGTGATAGCTTATATGGCAGTACCAAAAGATTTATAGAAAACGGTATTGCGTTACATCACTTTAGCTTTTCAATTCCTCATCCAATATCTTCAAATATAGAGACTTATTTAGCTCCACTGCCAGATTATTGGAATTCTTTCCTTTCAAAATAATATTGTATCATTTCATGCTATATAACCTGCAAGTATTTAGCATGGATAAACTATTTTTATGTGTTCAATTTTGGTATCGGAGGGATAGTTTTCATTACCAGCTCTAAACTTGTAAATTCGGCAAAAATTCTATCGAGATTTTGCAAAATAGCAATTATATCTTGATGCTTTTGCAAATTATCATGAGATAATAAAATTTTTAACTCTTGAAGTGGAGACATTAAAATTGTAAAGTCGATAGATTTATTTTTCTTGAAAATTTCTTTAGTAATTTCTTCTAGATTATTTGATAAAGCAATAAAAATTTCCTTTATTTCCTTATTGTGCAAATCATGATCAAAAATTAAAATCTTTGCTATTTCTAGTAATGTAAGGCTTCCCTTTAAACCAATATCGGGAATGTTATGAGATTGTCCTTTAAGGGTTATTTTACCTAAAGTATTAATAGCCAACGGCGTTGAACTAAAAACTGTTTTGGAACATTCTAAAATAATTTTTCCGGTAGTTGAAATAATGGAACTGCAAATTGTGCTTAAATTTTTTTGAATAGCTAAATTGTTTAATAATTCAAGTCTATCGAGTAAATAGTAAATGGTATATCCGGTTTCGGAGGAGTGATATTTTTCTTTATTCTTAAAGGCAAATGGCAAATATTTTTTAGATATTAAAGTAAATTGTTCTAAAGCTTCTTGAACTATTAAAAAATTGTTAACGTAAAGCCCTTTCATAGCTATAGAAGTTACAGTATCGATTACATTACGACAATCTTGATCAATAGAACTATCGTTTGCCAAATTTAAACGATTTACTTGGTTATTAATTACTTCATGAATGGAAGAATATTTATAAATTTGCTTTAAATAGATTTGAAAAGAATCTAAAATTAAACCTGTAAAAATGATCCATAAACTTAAAAGCCAAGAATTTGACCTAAAAGGGAGCTGATCTGCATAAAGACTCACAAAAAGAGTAAAAAATAAAAAAAATGTTAAAAACCATGTAATAGGTTTTTTTAAAGATTTTTTTGTGAAAACATCTAAAATTTCAGCATTAGTAGCTCTTTCAACATTTTGTATATTATTCCAAGCATAAACATTTGTAAAATAGTGAAAAAAATAGGCAAAAATGGAAAAAATTATTATTCCCACTTTAAACAACGGGTTGGAAACAACAGAGCCGGAGTTGGGGAAATAAAGGATAAACCCTGATAAAATTAATGCGAAAAAAAGTCCCATAAATATCCAAAATATATTTATACTGGCTTATATCAATGTTAAGACTTTTTTGCTATTTTATAATAAAATTTAACTATAAGAAAAATCATGGACTTATTACCTGATAACAATACTTTATGGTATTGGTTGAATGCCTATGGAAGTATTTCGTTATTTTTCTTGTTAGCAGTTGGTATTATCGCACTACCAGTACCGGAAGAAACATTAATGGTATTAGCAGGTACGGCAATGGAGCAAGGTTATCTTCCAATCGTTTTTACTATTTTAGCCGCTTATTTAGGTAGTGTTTGTGGAATTACAGTAAGCTATCTCTTAGGAAAAACCTTTGGAATTTGGTTATTGCACAAATATGGCAAATGGTTTTTTTTGACAGAGAAGAAAATAGCAAAAGGGCATGAATGGTTTGAAAAATACGGAAAATGGTCTTTAGTAATTGGATATTTTATTCCAGGAGTTAGACATTTTACAGGCTTTATTGCAGGTACAGCTGCTTTAGAATATAAACATTTTGCCTTTTTTGCTTACTTAGGGGCATTTTTTTGGGTGAGCACATTTTTATCAATAGGGTACTTTTTTGGAAGTTATGGATTAGAATGGCTAAATACAGTTGAAATCGATGTAGATGGTTTAACAGCTCTTGCAATCGTGCTCTGTGTAATCATTATTTTTGTATATTTCAGATGGAAAAAAAGTTAAATACCTATATCATAGGCTTTAAAGTAGTCAATAAAGTAAAAAATTAAGAATTATTTCTCTTAAAATCATTCAAGAGTCGAACCGACAAAGCATCATCATACTATGAGTTTTAACCAAATCCAAGTTTCATTAGAAGCTAGTAAAAGTGCCATTGCGCAATTAGAATTACCCCATAATCAAAAATTTATTCATGATTTAGCGCATCTACTTTGCGATACTTTTAAAAGTGGAAATAAAATCATTATAGCAGGCAATGGCGGAAGTTTATGTGATGCAGCTCATTTTGCTGAAGAGCTGACTGGTTTTTTTAGAGAAAAGCGAAAAGCACTACCCGCCATTGCCTTGTCTGAGCCGGGACATCTTTCGTGTGTGGGGAATGATTTAGGTTTTGATTTTGTTTTTTCGAGAGGAGTGGAAGCTTTTGGAAAACCAGGGGATGTATTTATCGGGCTGACAACGAGCGGTAAATCCTTAAATATTATCCATGCTTTTGAAACAGCTAAATCTAAACAATTAAAAACCGTCTTATTTTTAGGAAAAGATGGCGGGCAATTAAAAGGGTTAGCTGACTTAGAACTTTTAATTACTAATTTTACGACCTCGGATCGCATTCAAGAAGCTCATATGACAGCTATCCATGTAGCCATAGAAATAATGGAATTATTATTATTTAGTACAATTCCTCAGGTTGAACTAACTTTTGCTTAAAGAATAATGAAAAAAAAAATAGAAAATTATTTTATTAAGATTATTAATGGTACTAACAAATCCATTTTATCTTGTTTTTTTCGTTTTTTTTTAAGAATTCTCAGCTATTTTTTTCAAATTATTGTATCTGTTAGAAATTTTGCTTTTGATAAAAAATTACTAAGGCAATATTACCCACCAGTTCCAGTAATTATAAGTGTGGGTAATATCGTAGCTGGGGGAGCTGGCAAAACACCTGCTACTTTATTGTTAGCAAAACAGTTTTATGAAACATTCCATTTGGCTATTTTATCTAGGGGTTATAAATCTCCAGCTGAGCATTTACCAGTCCCTATTATGCTGAGTAAGGGAAATGGACCTATGCATCCTGCGAGCTATTGTGGCGATGAACCCTATTTGCTTTCGCAAAACTTACCAAAAGCGTTTGTTTTTGTAGGTAAAGATAGGCATAAGTCTTCTGATATGGCTGTAAGAGTCGGCTCTCAAGTTATTTTTTTAGATGATGGAATGCAACATAGAAGGCTAGCACGTGATTTTGAAGTAGTAGTAATAGATTCGAAAGATCCATTTGGGATGGGTTTTTTTTTACCGAGGGGATTTTTAAGAGAGGGTGTCAAATCATTATCTCGTGCAAATCTTATCATTTTAAATCATATAAATGATAATGCTCAATTTGAAACGTTAAAAAAAACTATTACTAGATACTCTAAGGCTCCTATCATTGGCACAAAAATGAAAGTTGTCCAGCTTAAGGATTTAGCAGGGAATAATCTTGAGTCAATTGCGTCAAAAAAAGTTGGGCTATTTTGTGGAATAGCACACCCTCAATATTTTTTACAAACAGTAGAAGATTTAAAAGCGGAAGTTGTCGATAGCTATTATTTATCCGATCACAGTGCCTTTGACTATTTTTCTTTAGATGCATTTGCAAAGCAGTGTAAGAGTAAAGGCGCAGAATATTTGGTTTGCACTGAAAAAGATCGCGTAAAAATTAACACCACCATCAACTGTAGCCTTCCCATTATCTGGATACAATCCCAATTAGAAGTTGTAGAAGGGCAAGAAGAATGGGAACAATTTTTAGATAAAGTGCGATCTGATCTCTTATTAAGAATTTAAAAAATTCTTTTATCTCAATTAGATTTGATCCTATTTTTTTCTTTTCCAATATTTTTTATTGAGATATACTGACCCATATTTATCATTTCGATTTATTCTTGATTGATAGGCCTCTTCTAACACTCCAGAGGTTTTTTAAAATAAAATATAGAAGTATTTTATTTAAGTTATTCAGCTTGCGTTATCTGATATTTACAGTGAAATGTAAATAACACAACTCTAACGCGTAAGCAATTAAGTACCTTAAAACGATAGTTAATCCAGTCGATTTTTCTTTTTAGGAAACTATCTAATACAAATTCAAAAGCTAAGGTGTTCGATGAAATTGTGGGTGAAAATACTTATAGCCTTATTTTTAGGTGTAATAACAGGTGCAATTTTAGGTCCTAAAGCAGAATATTTAAAACCCGTTGGGACAATTTTTTTAAATTTAATCAATATGATTATTGTTTTGCTTGTTTTGTCGTCTATGACTGTTGGCATTACAAGTATTCATGATCCACAAAAATTAGGTCGTGTTGGTTTAAAAAGTCTCTTAATGTATGTTTGTACAACAATGATAGCTATCGGGATAGGTTTATTATTTGCAAAATTAACCAAACCCGGGGCCGGAATGGGATTAGTTGCTACAAATGATGTTAAAATTCAGGATACACCAGGTTTATCGGAAATTTTAATATCTATTATTCCAACTAACCCTATAGCTTCTTTAGTTGAAGGAAATGTCTTACAAATAATAGTTTTTGCTTTATTTTTAGGAATTTCCATCAATTTCGCAGGACAAAAAGGGAAACCATTATTGGAATTATTAGAATCACTAGCTGATGTTATGTATAAATTGACATCAATTATAATGGAATTTTCACCTTTTGGTGTTTTTGCTATCATGGCTTGGGTATCAGGTACTTTTGGCGTCGCAGTATTAATTCCTCTACTAAAATTTTTATTAACCTTTTATGCAGCTTCTTTTTTTCATGTTCTAATAGTATTTGTCGGCATTTTATGGTTTATGGCAAAACTTAATCCACTTCCCTTTTTTAAAGGGATGGGGGATGCCATAATGGTGGCATTTAGCACTTGTAGTAGTTCTGCAACTTTACCAGTAACCAT contains these protein-coding regions:
- the pncC gene encoding Nicotinamide-nucleotide amidohydrolase PncC; its protein translation is MFSLEQKILQLFSINNWTLSCAESCTGGQIAAQLTKAPNASCVFVGSVVAYSNPFKQKVLQVCPSLITKYSPVSFQVAEAMAEGIMDLTQSTIAISTTGIAGPGGGTATNPIGTVWIGLKKKEYPPFSKKIHLIGSREEIIINASNFALLTLYEWLNGIE
- the rlmL_1 gene encoding Ribosomal RNA large subunit methyltransferase K/L; this translates as MENYYLLLDSGNGQKLEQFGSFTLIRPCAQAVWNPVNPEAWKNADAIFTREGNNKWLNKNRLPSIWEIRVANILFKIETTDFGHLGIFPEQQLFWQWIQEKISSQPNPEKIQVLNLFAYSGGSTLAAAKAGAQVCHLDASKGMVAWARENAQKNGLSNAPIRWIVDDATKFLQRELKRENFYDAIILDPPTFGRGAKGEVFKIEEDIIPLLNLCKSLLKEKPLFILFSCHTPGFSNLVMHHLLSQVTKDLRGSIDYGEMIIPSNTSFSLPSGTFARWQSG
- the aviRb gene encoding 23S rRNA (uridine(2479)-2'-O)-methyltransferase translates to MDKLTSFQNPKIKQVLHLREKRERDKSNLFLIEGYRELSRAVENKQVIEILFICEELFLGENEFSLIKKIRAQGASIYPCDEKVFRKISYRDRPDGLIAISKQYKKALSDITFKNKNPFLVVAEAIEKPGNLGTILRSSDAVGVDALIVCDQCTDVFNPNVVRASVGTLFSVPVVGASTSDAIHWLKKNKIKIVAATPSAKEEFTKVDLTYPIAIAVGTEQLGLSKAWMEQADIQVKIPMLGIADSLNVAMATTLLLYEAQRQRSL
- the rluC_1 gene encoding Ribosomal large subunit pseudouridine synthase C, translated to MNPFVLFEDNHLLVVNKPVNFLTQPANGQDNLEDFFKGFLKTKYNKSGNVFLHAIHRLDRPVSGVVVLAKTSKSLARLQKSIREKKTKKKYYALINGVIENKTGTLKNKLIHGDYKAYESKEGKEAILHYKVIKECGQISLIEVDLDTGRYHQIRCQFALAGYPLLGDSLYGSTKRFIENGIALHHFSFSIPHPISSNIETYLAPLPDYWNSFLSK
- the yohD gene encoding Inner membrane protein YohD, whose product is MDLLPDNNTLWYWLNAYGSISLFFLLAVGIIALPVPEETLMVLAGTAMEQGYLPIVFTILAAYLGSVCGITVSYLLGKTFGIWLLHKYGKWFFLTEKKIAKGHEWFEKYGKWSLVIGYFIPGVRHFTGFIAGTAALEYKHFAFFAYLGAFFWVSTFLSIGYFFGSYGLEWLNTVEIDVDGLTALAIVLCVIIIFVYFRWKKS
- the gmhA gene encoding Phosphoheptose isomerase, which produces MSFNQIQVSLEASKSAIAQLELPHNQKFIHDLAHLLCDTFKSGNKIIIAGNGGSLCDAAHFAEELTGFFREKRKALPAIALSEPGHLSCVGNDLGFDFVFSRGVEAFGKPGDVFIGLTTSGKSLNIIHAFETAKSKQLKTVLFLGKDGGQLKGLADLELLITNFTTSDRIQEAHMTAIHVAIEIMELLLFSTIPQVELTFA
- the lpxK gene encoding Tetraacyldisaccharide 4'-kinase — encoded protein: MKKKIENYFIKIINGTNKSILSCFFRFFLRILSYFFQIIVSVRNFAFDKKLLRQYYPPVPVIISVGNIVAGGAGKTPATLLLAKQFYETFHLAILSRGYKSPAEHLPVPIMLSKGNGPMHPASYCGDEPYLLSQNLPKAFVFVGKDRHKSSDMAVRVGSQVIFLDDGMQHRRLARDFEVVVIDSKDPFGMGFFLPRGFLREGVKSLSRANLIILNHINDNAQFETLKKTITRYSKAPIIGTKMKVVQLKDLAGNNLESIASKKVGLFCGIAHPQYFLQTVEDLKAEVVDSYYLSDHSAFDYFSLDAFAKQCKSKGAEYLVCTEKDRVKINTTINCSLPIIWIQSQLEVVEGQEEWEQFLDKVRSDLLLRI
- the gltT_1 gene encoding Glutamate-aspartate carrier protein, translated to MKLWVKILIALFLGVITGAILGPKAEYLKPVGTIFLNLINMIIVLLVLSSMTVGITSIHDPQKLGRVGLKSLLMYVCTTMIAIGIGLLFAKLTKPGAGMGLVATNDVKIQDTPGLSEILISIIPTNPIASLVEGNVLQIIVFALFLGISINFAGQKGKPLLELLESLADVMYKLTSIIMEFSPFGVFAIMAWVSGTFGVAVLIPLLKFLLTFYAASFFHVLIVFVGILWFMAKLNPLPFFKGMGDAIMVAFSTCSSSATLPVTMQCVQKNLGVSKNITSFILPLGSTVNMNGAAIFQGMSVLFVAQAYGIDLEFKSLITIVFTATLSAIGAAGIPGTGFIMLSVVFSSVGLPIEGLALLAGIDRLREMVSTVLNVLGDAVVALYVAQREGELDERQYNHEELVEIEGSDI